Proteins from a single region of Macaca thibetana thibetana isolate TM-01 chromosome 4, ASM2454274v1, whole genome shotgun sequence:
- the LOC126953307 gene encoding 60S ribosomal protein L17-like yields the protein MKYLKDVTLQKQCVPFQRYNAGVGRCAQAKQWGWTQGWWPRKSAEFLLHMLKNAESNAELKGLEGDSLVIEHIQMNKAPKTRRWTYRARGWINPYMRSACHIEMILTEKEQIAPKPEERVA from the coding sequence ATGAAGTATCTGAAAGATGTcactttacagaaacagtgtGTGCCATTCCAACGTTACAATGCTGGAGTTGGCAGGTGTGCCCAGGCCAAGCAATGGGGCTGGACACAAGGTTGGTGGCCCAGAAAGAGTGCTGAATTTTTGCTGCACATGCTTAAAAATGCAGAGAGTAATGCTGAACTTAAGGGCCTAGAGGGAGATTCTCTGGTCATTGAGCATATCCAAATGAACAAAGCACCTAAGACGCGTCGCTGGACCTACAGAGCTCGTGGTTGGATCAACCCATACATGCGCTCTGCCTGCCACATCGAGATGATCCTTACTGAAAAGGAACAAATTGCTCCTAAACCAGAAGAGAGGGTTGCCTAG